A stretch of DNA from Juglans microcarpa x Juglans regia isolate MS1-56 chromosome 5D, Jm3101_v1.0, whole genome shotgun sequence:
aatcccaacacaaaatataataaaaaattcaacttttttaaatcccataataataataatattaaaaaataatattctaacaatattttatcatctcaactcaactcagttcaatatctaaacgcagcctaagttaattacaagtttcaaattttctaagatatggtcataatttttaaagattcaAATAATCGTTATTTCTACATcataaatcacttttttaatttgtttctaaagaaatataatatgtttgaaagtgttttaaatatatgattaccaaacaataaataactttttaataataaaatttattacttaagttataagttataagtcatatataagttatattttacaCTACAATTCCAAACATGTACTAACCATGTTTCAGTTTAAAAAATCCATGCCTAAAGCAATGAATATACCCTCCAATCCTAATTGAATGGATCTCAATGAAACAAGTTATTATATCGGGATATCGctctaaaaaatcaaatttatttcaCAAAACACTAATACGAGTATGCTCTTTTACTACaaataaacttttattttatcaaactacacttcatttaaaataaagcagagttgtaaaaagaattataggtatattttatagtaCCGCTGTTTATAAAGATAGCTAAGTACTTGTTTCGAATTGTGGTCGGAATAGAGTTTTTTTATTACAGTGCTTTCAATTtcatacttcaaaaaaaatatgtttttaatttttttttaaagtaataaaatagttttaagcTGCGTTTGATTCTCAAACTCAACTGAgttcaatataattttaaactgagtttaacatctaaacattcaactcttaaattattaaactcattccaactcaaaaccttcttacacgtgagacccacaatatttttcatcttaaaatatttttatatatgggacacacaacctttttcaatttatcataaaaagtattaaactcatcttaatattcaaacacacttGAAATTCAGTTAAGATGGACCCCACATAACTTTATCAATtactcatttcattactattcatacaaaattcaattcaactgaactcaacttaacatctaaacgcaaccttaataaatttatcaaacataatattttttttaataaaataatttttacactAATGAAAATCACTCCTTAAAAGCTTTCAAATCCAAACGTACGAAAAACATAAACACGTCCAGTTGCGGTGCCACAGCTAAGGGGCTAAAGCAAGATTGACTCTCTCTCTTGACTTGAATCAAAGCCAAAATGGCCCTCCATGGCTCCGTCTCATATACCATTTGATCAAAGCCAGACGTATTGTTCCTGGAATCGGATCCTGACCGAACCCAATCCGAAATTCTCAGACAGTCAGGTGCCCTTTCCTTTGTCTGCATCAGAGCTTCCGAGTTAGAGCGGAACGGAACTGATCGTTTTACCCTAGCCGGTGATCTGGATCCAACTATGTCGTCCAAGTCTCTTCCTTACTCGATGAAAGATGTTGACTACGATAACGCCAAGTTCCGCCACCGTTCATTCTTTAAGGTTTTAAGATCTTTGTCTTTTGCCCACgatcttcttgtattttttttctttttgctattaAGTTTCATTCATTCCTAGGACTTTCGCACTTGTTTAGTGATTTTTTAGGTCAATTAAGACTTTACGTTCCGGTTTTTGTTTATGAATTATGTACTATCTTAGAATTGGGTGTAATCATAGCGTTTTCTGGAAATTGGAGTAGAATTTTTGTGTCTTGAACTGAATTCAACTGCATATGGAAGATAACATTCACTTGCACCCAATTCTCGATAGCAGttgattaacattttataattagGAACATAATGTTGTCGCACAGTATTAGGACTCAAGGCATGCTGTCGCACAGCATTAGAATTGGTTTTGCTGTTgactaaatatttaaattatcgAATATAAAGACTCAATAAAGCTATATAAAGCGTTGCCTGAACTAGTTGGGACTGGCTATGCCCCATTCATCatgatttatttgttgtttttttccGCTCTTTTCTGTAAAATCCAGCCAATCCAGTAATTACCATCCAAGGTTTGACATTACTTGATTTCTTGTAGCTTAAGGTATATCTGATTGTTGGATGTATCTGCATATTGAGGTTCTAGATTACTCCGATAGAGAGATTACTTTTGagcattttcttctctctttaaTGAATAGTATATTTTAGGGTCTCGTGCGAAAGTTTCTGGCATGGCACTTCACCTcttgttttttctaattttctgacATGTTGGCTCACTCAAATTTCAGTTAAAAAGTATAACTGTTATAACTAAAAAAACtcagttattttattatttttttctcaggTTATTACTCAGACCTTGTTCACTAGTAAAGTAAGGCGTGATTGTCAAAGTTGCAGTACAGGGAAGTTTTTAGCGTTAGTATTGTTATTCGGTCTATTATATCTTATGTTTACACATACAAGTCCTGCCTATTCTGCAACTGATAGAGTAGGTGTTAAGAATGAAGAAAACCACATTATGAAAGGTGGCAGCAGATTGGGAATGTTTTGGAGAAAACCACCAAGGCTTCCTCCACGTTTACCTCCTGATGAGAAAGGTAGTGATAGCAGCTTTAGTCATGAGCATGAGAAGCTAAATGCTCCGTCGAATTGGATATCTAGGCAACAAAGTGTTAAGAAGGCCTTTATACATGCATGGTCTGGCTATAAAAGATACGCAATGGGTAGTGATGAACTTATGCCACTGAGCCAGCGGGGAGTAGATGGGTTAGGAGGTCTTGGTGCTACCATCGTAGATGCTCTTGACACTGCCATGATAATGGGTGTTGATGAAGCCGTCTCTGAAGCAGGCTTATGGATTGAGGCACACCTTTTAGATAGAATTACTCATAAAGGGCAAGTAAATTTGTTTGAAACTACCATACGTGTTATGGGTGGTCTTTTAAGTGCATATCATTTAAGCATTCATGAAGAAGGGATCAACATGACATATACAGGGCCTAATCCAGTTATTTATCTGGAAACTGCTAGGAACTTGGCTGATCGTCTTCTATCCGCTTTTACTTCCAGTCAAACTCCTATTCCCTTTAGCGATGTTGTTCTGCGCGATTCCTCAGCACATGCAGCTCCTGATGGACTGAGTAGTACCTCAGAAGTTTCCACTTTACAGCTTGAGTTCAATTATCTCAGTGCTGTTTCTGGTGATCCAAAGTACAGCATAGAAGCCATGAAGGTCTTGGAACATATGAAGACTCTACCAAAGGTGGAAGGACTGGTTCCTATTTACATTAGGTATTGACCTTGCATattatgtttctaaattttcattttttcccctGTTTTGTGTTGGGAAGAGAAGGGAGTTGGGGAGATTACAACTAGAGGCCTCTTTTAAATTTACTTGGCAAGAAACTACAGCAGTTGATAGAATTACATCTTGCCTTTTTGTTAAACAAGTGGTTCTATTCAAATTTCTTCCGTTTCACTCAATACAAATCATattccttcttttcctttctctttttctttttcgttgacttatttttcatattttttacttactgaaTGCAGTCCTCACACTGGCGAGTTTAGTGGAGAAAATATAAGACTAGGATCTCGTGGTGACAGTTACTATGAGTACCTACTCAAGGTGTGGCTTCAGCAAGGAATAACCCGAGATAGTAATTTGACCTATCTATATGATATGTATCAGGAAGCAATGAAGGGTGTCAGGCACCTTCTTGTTCAGAAATCAATCCCAAATGGACTAGTTTTTGTTGGCGAATTACCTTTTGGATCCAAGGGTTCCTTTAGTCCAAAAATGGATCACCTGGTATGCAATACTTCGTCTACCACCTGATGTTCACCCTGCTGTTATGTACCTGTCTTTGCTAGTTTCACTTAGTTTATTCCTTAAACTCAAATGATTATGAAATGGCTGGTGAATGGAAATAGCTGGTCTTGCTCCAAATggttgtgctttttttttttttttttttttttttttaactggaAGTTGCTCGCTTTGGTTGGTATAACGTAACTGGCTCCAATTTTAGCTCAAGTCTTTTGAAAACCagattataagaaaattaaaaattttcttccaTCTCTCAGAGACAGGATGTAGATCCTTTCCTCGCACAATATGGCACATTAAGAAGTGATACAACAATTATTCACTAATTTTTAACAAGCAAACATTCCTGCTCTGGCAGCATGAAAATTACTACTACATATGATAAAGGATATGCTTGCTattgtttctttatttcttcGATACTTTCTTTTTCTAAGGAATGCTACTGCCTTATTCATTGTGTCCAAATTTTTTCCAATatgctatataataaaattttgaaacctttcctttcttttttcaggATAAAGTTTCTGTACAAGTTATTCTGAAAAATGTAGGATCTGGGTGTCGTTGAAAATACAATTTTCCCTACtcctttcttttgcttttgcttgttTCCCCAAACCACAACCCCCAGCCCCCCAAAACTATGAAAAGATAGGTCTTTCCATGCTTGATAGTAGCACCCCCAGATTACCTTGCTCTCATGGggaaactaattttttgcacGTATGTTGCTTGATACACTACATACATAATAATCTTGTCTTCCCCTAGTGTTCCTTGTTGAGGAACATGGTAAGAAATGAAGGCTGCAGAAGTACTGAAGTAATGTCACTCTCCTGTTTGTTTGCCCGTTCTTTATGACATTGAAATGAAGATTGTGAAGAAGCACGTTCTTTTTGGAAACAATCCTTGATATAAAATTCTTTTACGGTCACTTTAGGTGTGTTTCTTGCCGGGTATTCTTGCACTTGGTGCCACTAAAGGCATTACAAAGGAGAAGGCTATGAGAGACAATTTGCTTAACTTTGAAGACCTGGAGAATCTGAAGCTTGCTGAGGATCTGGCTAAAACATGTTTTGAGATGTATTCAGTTACTTCTATTGGTCTTGCTCCAGAAATTGCTTACTTCCATACCGAGGTTAGTTGGATCTGTATAACAAATGTGTTGGAAGCAGTGATTGATGAATTAAGTGTACACGTGCACCAAATTGGATTATTAAAATACTATTCTCCCTCGTTCAATTTTGTTGCTGTTTTTTTACTTGTAATCAATTACATTTGTTCTCAAAACATATATTCAGTTACTTTCTACTGGTCTTGCTCCGGAAATTGCTTGCTTCCATACCGAGGTTAGTTGGATATGTACAAGGAATGTATTGGAAGCACTGATTGATGAATTAAGTGTATCTGTGCACCAAATTGGAATAGTGTACTGCTATTGTCCCTCGTTTAAATTTGTTGCTATTTTTCCTGTCATTTATTACATTTAGTCTTTGTTCTGCagatattacttataaaaaaagtctaTGTTCTACAGATATTTGACATTTTGCTCTGGTTGAAACAGGAATTTACTGAAGGAGGTCTAGATGGTGGGAACAAGAGTTCTAAATATGTACATGACATAATAATCAAACCTGCTGATCGCCATAATCTTTTGCGTCCTGAAACTGTAGAGTCATTGTTTGTCTTGTTTCGTATCACAGAAGACCCAAAGTattgtttctttcctttctctttttctttttttgtttatgcattagcTTCTCTTGTATAATTCAAATGTTGTTGTCTAAGACTGACGCACACACAGACCCACACACATGCAGAGGGAGATTCTCCCATAAATTATGatgcttttaattaaatgacTGACTTAATAAGTGCTGCAGATACCGAGAATGGGGCTGGCAGATCTTTGAAGCATTTGAGAAATACACAAGAGTTGATACTGGTGGATACAGTTCTCTGGATGATGTTACCACAATTCCCCCTAATAGAAGAGACAAGATGGAGACATTCTTTTTGGGAGAGACGCTTAAGTATTTGTACTTGTTGTTTGGGGATACCTCTGTTATACCGTTggataaatttgtttttaacaCAGAAGCTCATCCTTTTCCCATAGAAGGCACTATTAAGAAGAAATGATACTTATCACCTCCAAAGGATTCATGCAAAGGGAAGCTTGTATAAGCTAATAAATTAGCGTATTTTGGAGCGGTCACAGACTGGAATGCACCTGAGACTGACCAGTATATCTTCTTCATAGTGTCTTATGGCATCTCTCTTTTAAAGGCAGTGAAAGTGCATTGTCAGGTTGTGAAGACGTACAAGGGAGCTCTAATATGTTTCATTTTTGGCACAATGCGTCAGTAATCACCCAAAAAAGCTTAGAGAGTGACAAATTTTCATGGACTTGGAGAGACTGTAAGATGTATTGTTTGAATGGATGTTTTGAGTAATTTATTGGATGGGGTTTTGCCCATCAAAAGTATTGAGTGAAATTCTCTCTTGTGTAATTGGTTTCTCAGCTTTTGAGTAATATTGCCGGCCATGGAGGCTCAAAATCACAAACTGATATAGACAAATTTTTGTTGCTAGATCATTATAGATTGCCTAAAAGTTACAAGTTATCTGAATGTTACATTATTGCCTTAAGTAACCATTAGGTCACTGCGCAATCCATCTTTTCACACTCGTTATGAAGGAGATACAGATGGTCACCATCTCGAATTACATTTATATCATCTATTTCTGCATTCTCTGCATTAATGACTTTTGTTGGTGTGTGGCCTCCAAACTTCTCACCTGCAGTTCCACAAGCCACTAGGGTAACCCTCGGATAAAGCTTGAGGAAGAAACCATGCTTAAATTAAAACAGTTTGTCAATCCCCGTGAGTTTGAGTTTTCCTTTCAATTTTGGCTTTTTCAAAGTTGTTGTGTCCACCTAACCTTTTAATAAtcctaatttttaatttattttccagGTTAATTTCAAGTTCTTTGAGTTCTAACAATGCTTACCGGCTATTTTGAGCAGCTTCTCAATCGAATCGggtaagattattaacttcCCAGGCTGCCCCTGAGATGTACCATTGGGTTGAATCTTCATGTGGATGGTGACTCTCTTTTTCATCCATTTAATCATTTGTGTGTTAGTGGGACAACTAAATCTGCTTGAGCAGGAACTAGCCGAGTCAATTTTCAAGTTGTTGTTAACAGATTGAGGGCGTTGTTGTCTTCTGTGTTTGTTTTGGCTATACAAGCCGTTGTCAGCTGATTCCAACCCAATTAAATCTATTCTGTGTTCATCTGGTTTCCTTCTATGTTCATAACTCAGTAAAAGCTCATATATGCTCTTGTTTTCTTGCTGTTCTGCTAGAGCTGTTGGTGTCCATCCTCTGGCATCTTGTTTGTTCACATTAGCACCTCCTTCCAATAGAATCTTAACCATCTCAAGATGCCCCCTGCGAACCGCAGCATGAAGAGCTGTCTGATCATCCTCGGCTATCAAATTTATGTCCGTTGCATATCTCGCAAACATTGGGCATTTCTCTGTTTCGCTCTGCTCTGCAGTCTCCAATCCTGAGAAACTCACATCCCTTGCTTCCTTCATCGGTAGATCTTCGCATGAATTATCTTGACATCCTGAAGGTGACAAGCTTTCTTCATTAAACCATTCTCTGAGGAACAGTCCTGGGTCCTTGTGTGTGTATTCAAAGCCTAAGCTTTCCTGCCTCTTCAGTTTCTGCAGATGCAGAGCATCCGTTATCAGTTAATTTGTTTcgttaaagatttgaaaaatctcATGATCCTGTAACTACCTGGAAAAGGTTGTTCATAATAATGCGTCCATCCTCTGCATTTGCTTGTATAGCATTCATCAGTGAAGTTCTGTTGAGTCGTAGGATTTGAGAAATCTCAGTCGTCCGAACTGAGAAAGGCTGCGGCCGATAACATAAGACTCCAAACTCTCCAAACGAATCTCCTGCAACTGCCTTTCCAAGATCCTGCAAGTGCATGGTGTATGTTGGGATGTGATCAGATTTACCTCCCTATTTTTTTCAACATGGAGTGTGTGAATGTTTAAGATTACATGACCTACTTTATCACGCCCATCAGTATGGCAAAGGAATTTCTGCAACCACCCATAATTTCCAAACCAACTCCATGTTAGTGCCAATTCGTCAGGAAATTTTGGTATGCAATACGAACAAAACTAAGCTTACCACCACGCCTGAGACAAGTATATAAAGATCTGTTGGAGCCTCATTCTGCAGAATCACATCTTCCTTGGGTGGAAAATACTCCGCCTCCATTTCTGAAACCTTTTTTTAAAACAGATGTGATTTAGCATCTTGTGAAATTAGGATAAGTTTGCCATCTAAGAAACCCTAACCATCTGAAGCCATTATCCGTAAGATTTAAGATGTGATTTAGCTCAAAAGAGTAAAGGAAGGTGGAGGAAAAACAATGAATCATGTGAAGTATTACCAGTTGGAAAAGAAAGTCATGAGAAACCCCTTGAAAGAGAGAGACTTTTTCAACGATGGGGAAGAAGAGATAGTATGCGATGCTTGAACGAATAGCCTTTGGTAGACCATTTAAGGTCCCTTGTTGATTCAATCCTTCTGTTTTGAACTTGAGACATATGTGTGAAAGCATCTGATCCTGTATGCTTGGAGGCAAGTGATTTCGTGCTGCAAATTCTGAGGCAGCTCTGACTGAATCTCTCTGTAAAACCAAAGCAAGCTTCTTGACATATTAGCACTCCCAGCCCCAATACTACATCTTTCAAATAATACAATTCCTCAGCATACATACAAAATATACGATGAATAAATGGATTCCGATGtaagcaactgaactagaaGGGGTAATGTCGTGCAATGGCAAACTTATCAAAATGTGGGGTAGAAAGGATTTTAGTAGAGGGGTTGTTTGTGAAAAATCAATTAGAGGAAAATAATGAGTAATATCAGTAGTAAGTAAAGACAACATACGAAGTTTCTAGTGCGGCTTGTCCAGTGAACAACAAGGTTTGTCATGTTGCCAATGAGGTAAGATGTCAATCCCAAGTTGAACAGCATGTAAAAGATATCGAACATCATCTCTCTGGTGTTTTCAGCATGCAAATCCCCGTATCCCGTAGTTGTCAATGTCGTGATAGACCAGTACATAGCAGTTACATATCGGTCCCAAATACCATCTTCTTTGAAATTTGGGTTTACTGCACCAATCCAGGTTCTTTTTGGATCAGGGTATTTGTCTGCAATCAGATAATTTACGCATCCAGCAAAGTGTACAGCGAACAGGGTCACCTGAGATCCACCAGAATGGTTTAGCAATCAAGATTTTATTAGATGACTTGGAAAGGAAGAAATTATCTGTTTTAAGTGGCTTACAGAAATGAGCTTTATGCACCGAGTCCAGAAATAATTGAAGCGGATGTCCTTCTCAAGTCTTAAGGAAACGAAACTTGCTGGTTAGTCTAATTGGAGAATTTGAAGAAAACCAAAGGTATAAGATAGGATGGATATGGGATGGGGATGGACCTTGCAAACAGGGAGCTGACTCGTCTTAGACGCCAAAGTCTGAGCATGTTGAGTAGTGTAAACCCAAGTTCGCCGCTTTTGTTTGTAAACAGGAGTTTGATAGACTGAAATGGTGCGGTGGAACAGATATCGAAGATAAACCAGGTAGATATGTACCTGAAAGTTGGATAAGGATCATATATGTGATGAAAGTTGAATGATTTCTCTTAGAGAAAGACAGATCAATTGTTGATTCATGTTAACGACCAAAAAGCTGCAAAAGATTGATTATTCACCTGACTGCAATTTTCTTCGGGTCATCGACAAGAAGATAAGATTGATTGTCGAGATATGCAACAAAGAAGGTGAGAATGATGTCAATGGCAAAGAAGCCATTGACAATGTTGTCAAATATGAAGAGTGCGTCTTGCTTGTAAGGCAGAAATGCAAACTGGAATGGGCAAATCCAGGCCGAGTAAATGACTAAAACAACAAGTAACATCTGCCAAGCCCTGAATGTGAGGAAGAGAACGACACCATGAGAAGCAGCTAGCAGTCTGATTATACAAAGAAGTATTAGAAAGAACTGCGGCAAAAGATCATCACCTATAACGGGGACTGAAAGGCGAAACTATGCATCTTCGAAGTGTAGTTGCCTGGTTGATTCTAGCTCCAAGGGATGGCAAGAGATCACTGGAGAAGAAGCTGCTACGAACAGCACTCTCCATATGAAACTCCTCCAAACAGAACCTGTTGAAGAAGCTTTTTGAGCAGGAAAGCGACATGTGTTTTTGAAATTCCTCCAAGGCTACACTACAGTACAGACTGTTAAAAAAATGGGCAGAGGTAAGTGATCCTCCGGGAACGGTTATAAATAGCGATGTTGGTGACACGGGTTAAAGACTTCTTTtcgctttttttttcttctttttcttactATGCTCGTGACATATTTGGAAGGACTATAAATGCAGGaagcatatacatatatatatatatatatgcagttagTGCGAAATTAAGGATTGGATAGAAAAGTTGTCAAAAGGTGACACTGGAACTTTCCATTGGGTTTGAACAGAAAAGGTAAACAAGAAGCAGATGAAATAAGAACACAAGCTGTGCCAGTGGCATACATGAGAGGCTTTCTGTAATGCAGTTGCAGAGGATCGTTcccgaagagagagagagagcaaaagaaaatggaaatggtGCTTGTGGGTAGTGttattggtggtggtggtgggaacTCCATCATGATCTGTACATGTTGAGTTGTGAATGATAGATATATAGACAAGGCTGTGAAGTAGTACTGCAGGGATAGATTTGAGTGAAAATATATGGTGTTATCATTTCAAAAACCAAATATGGACCAGACAACCATGGTAAAACCGAGGAGGCCGGGCTCTACTTACATGGATGCCATGTGGTGTGGACCAATAGGAGGTTTCTTTAGAGGAAGTGACACTTTGAGGCAAAACCCTCTcaacatttatatt
This window harbors:
- the LOC121264743 gene encoding mannosyl-oligosaccharide 1,2-alpha-mannosidase MNS3 — translated: MSSKSLPYSMKDVDYDNAKFRHRSFFKVITQTLFTSKVRRDCQSCSTGKFLALVLLFGLLYLMFTHTSPAYSATDRVGVKNEENHIMKGGSRLGMFWRKPPRLPPRLPPDEKGSDSSFSHEHEKLNAPSNWISRQQSVKKAFIHAWSGYKRYAMGSDELMPLSQRGVDGLGGLGATIVDALDTAMIMGVDEAVSEAGLWIEAHLLDRITHKGQVNLFETTIRVMGGLLSAYHLSIHEEGINMTYTGPNPVIYLETARNLADRLLSAFTSSQTPIPFSDVVLRDSSAHAAPDGLSSTSEVSTLQLEFNYLSAVSGDPKYSIEAMKVLEHMKTLPKVEGLVPIYISPHTGEFSGENIRLGSRGDSYYEYLLKVWLQQGITRDSNLTYLYDMYQEAMKGVRHLLVQKSIPNGLVFVGELPFGSKGSFSPKMDHLVCFLPGILALGATKGITKEKAMRDNLLNFEDLENLKLAEDLAKTCFEMYSVTSIGLAPEIAYFHTEEFTEGGLDGGNKSSKYVHDIIIKPADRHNLLRPETVESLFVLFRITEDPKYREWGWQIFEAFEKYTRVDTGGYSSLDDVTTIPPNRRDKMETFFLGETLKYLYLLFGDTSVIPLDKFVFNTEAHPFPIEGTIKKK
- the LOC121264742 gene encoding potassium channel KAT1-like isoform X2 — protein: MMEFPPPPPITLPTSTISIFFCSLSLFGNDPLQLHYRKPLMFCLEEFHMESAVRSSFFSSDLLPSLGARINQATTLRRCIVSPFSPRYRAWQMLLVVLVIYSAWICPFQFAFLPYKQDALFIFDNIVNGFFAIDIILTFFVAYLDNQSYLLVDDPKKIAVRYISTWFIFDICSTAPFQSIKLLFTNKSGELGFTLLNMLRLWRLRRVSSLFARLEKDIRFNYFWTRCIKLISVTLFAVHFAGCVNYLIADKYPDPKRTWIGAVNPNFKEDGIWDRYVTAMYWSITTLTTTGYGDLHAENTREMMFDIFYMLFNLGLTSYLIGNMTNLVVHWTSRTRNFRDSVRAASEFAARNHLPPSIQDQMLSHICLKFKTEGLNQQGTLNGLPKAIRSSIAYYLFFPIVEKVSLFQGVSHDFLFQLVSEMEAEYFPPKEDVILQNEAPTDLYILVSGVVKFLCHTDGRDKDLGKAVAGDSFGEFGVLCYRPQPFSVRTTEISQILRLNRTSLMNAIQANAEDGRIIMNNLFQKLKRQESLGFEYTHKDPGLFLREWFNEESLSPSGCQDNSCEDLPMKEARDVSFSGLETAEQSETEKCPMFARYATDINLIAEDDQTALHAAVRRGHLEMVKILLEGGANVNKQDARGWTPTALAEQQENKSIYELLLSYEHRRKPDEHRIDLIGLESADNGLYSQNKHRRQQRPQSVNNNLKIDSASSCSSRFSCPTNTQMIKWMKKRVTIHMKIQPNGTSQGQPGKLIILPDSIEKLLKIAGEKFGGHTPTKVINAENAEIDDINVIRDGDHLYLLHNECEKMDCAVT
- the LOC121264742 gene encoding potassium channel KAT1-like isoform X1, coding for MMEFPPPPPITLPTSTISIFFCSLSLFGNDPLQLHYRKPLILYCSVALEEFQKHMSLSCSKSFFNRFCLEEFHMESAVRSSFFSSDLLPSLGARINQATTLRRCIVSPFSPRYRAWQMLLVVLVIYSAWICPFQFAFLPYKQDALFIFDNIVNGFFAIDIILTFFVAYLDNQSYLLVDDPKKIAVRYISTWFIFDICSTAPFQSIKLLFTNKSGELGFTLLNMLRLWRLRRVSSLFARLEKDIRFNYFWTRCIKLISVTLFAVHFAGCVNYLIADKYPDPKRTWIGAVNPNFKEDGIWDRYVTAMYWSITTLTTTGYGDLHAENTREMMFDIFYMLFNLGLTSYLIGNMTNLVVHWTSRTRNFRDSVRAASEFAARNHLPPSIQDQMLSHICLKFKTEGLNQQGTLNGLPKAIRSSIAYYLFFPIVEKVSLFQGVSHDFLFQLVSEMEAEYFPPKEDVILQNEAPTDLYILVSGVVKFLCHTDGRDKDLGKAVAGDSFGEFGVLCYRPQPFSVRTTEISQILRLNRTSLMNAIQANAEDGRIIMNNLFQKLKRQESLGFEYTHKDPGLFLREWFNEESLSPSGCQDNSCEDLPMKEARDVSFSGLETAEQSETEKCPMFARYATDINLIAEDDQTALHAAVRRGHLEMVKILLEGGANVNKQDARGWTPTALAEQQENKSIYELLLSYEHRRKPDEHRIDLIGLESADNGLYSQNKHRRQQRPQSVNNNLKIDSASSCSSRFSCPTNTQMIKWMKKRVTIHMKIQPNGTSQGQPGKLIILPDSIEKLLKIAGEKFGGHTPTKVINAENAEIDDINVIRDGDHLYLLHNECEKMDCAVT